The following coding sequences lie in one Manis pentadactyla isolate mManPen7 chromosome 19, mManPen7.hap1, whole genome shotgun sequence genomic window:
- the INTS3 gene encoding integrator complex subunit 3 translates to MELQKGKGAAAAAAAGAAGGGGGAGAGAPGGGRLLLSTSLDAKDELEERLERCMSIVTSMTTSVSEREANDALNAYVCKGPPQHEEICLGLFTLVLTEPTQAQKCYRDLALVSRDGMNIVLNKINQILMEKYLKLQDTCRTQLVWLVRELVKSGVLGADGVCMTFMKQIAGGDVTAKNIWLAESVLDILTEQREWVLKSSILIAMAVYTFLRLIVDHHGTAQLQALRQKEVDFCISLLRERFMECLMIGRDLVRLLQNVARISEFELLWKDIIHNPQALSPQFTGILQLLQSRTSRKFLACRLTPDMETKLLFMTSRVRFGQQKRYQDWFQRQYLSTPDSQSLRCDLIRYICGVVHPSNEVLSSDILPRWAIIGWLLTTCTSNVAASNAKLALFYDWLFFSPDKDSIMNIEPAILVMHHSMKPHPAITATLLDFMCRIIPNFCPPLEGHVRQGVFSSLNHIVEKRVLAHLAPLFDNPKLDKELRAMLREKFPEFCSSPSPPVEVKIEEPVSMEMDNHMSDKDESCYDNAEAAFSDDEEDLNSKGKKREFRFHPIKETVVEEPVDITPYLDQLDESLRDKVLQLQKGSDTEAQCEVMQEIVDQVLEEDFDSEQLSVLASCLQELFKAHFRGEVLPEEVTEESLEESVGKPLYLIFRNLCQMQEDNSSFSLLLDLLSELYQKQPKIGYHLLYYLRASKAAAGKMNLYESFAQATQLGDLHTCLMMDMKACQEDDVRLLCHLTPSIYTEFPDETLRSGELLNMIVAVIDSAQLQELVCHVMMGNLVMFRKDSVLNILIQSLDWETFEQYCAWQLFLAHNIPLETIIPILQHLKYKEHPEALSCLLLQLRREKPSEEMVKMVLSRPCHPDDQFTTSILRHWCMKHDELLAEHIKSLLIKNNSLPRKRQSLRSSSSKLAQLTLEQILEHLDNLRLNLTNTKQNFFSQTPILQALQHVQASCDEAHKMKFSDLFSLAEEYEDSSTKPPKSRRKAALSSPRSRKNAAQPPNAEEESGSSSASEEEDTKPKPTKRKRKGSSAVGSDSD, encoded by the exons TGTTACCGGGACTTGGCTCTGGTGAGTCGTGATGGCATGAATATTGTCCTGAATAAAATCAACCAGATACTTATGGAGAAGTAcctaaagttgcaggatacctgCCGTACTCAG tTGGTGTGGTTGGTACGGGAACTAGTGAAGAGTGGGGTTCTGGGAGCCGACGGTGTTTGCATGACATTCATGAAGCAAATTGCTG GTGGGGATGTTACGGCAAAAAATATCTGGTTGGCAGAGAGTGTTCTGGATATCCTGACGGAGCAGAG GGAGTGGGTGCTGAAGAGCAGCATTCTCATCGCCATGGCAGTTTACACATTCCTCCGCCTTATTGTCGACCACCACGGGACTGCCCAGCTCCAGGCCCTGCGGCAGAAGGAGGTGGACTTCTGTATCTCGCTGCTTCGGGAGCGG TTCATGGAATGTTTGATGATTGGCCGGGACCTCGTAAGACTACTTCAGAATGTTGCCAGGATATCAGAATTTGAACTGCTTTGGAAAGATATTATCCATAACCCTCAGGCCTTAAGTCCTCAATTCACAG GTATACTACAGCTTCTTCAGTCAAGAACATCCCGAAAATTCCTAGCGTGTCGTCTGACCCCAGACATGGAGACTAAGCTCCTCTTCATGACGTCCCGG GTACGATTTGGTCAACAAAAGCGATACCAGGATTGGTTCCAGCGCCAGTACCTGTCAACCCCAGACAGCCAGTCTCTGCGCTGTGACCTCATTCGCTACATCTGTGGGGTCGTCCACCCTTCTAATGAAGTGCTGAGTTCAGATATCTTGCCCCGATGGGCCATCATTGGCTGGCTCCTGACGACATGCACA TCCAATGTCGCTGCCTCTAACGCCAAGCTGGCTCTGTTCTATGACTGGCTGTTCTTTAGCCCGGACAAGGATAGCATTATGAACATAG AACCTGCCATCCTGGTCATGCACCACTCCATGAAGCCCCACCCAGCCATCACCGCCACACTTCTGGACTTCATGTGCCGC ATCATTCCCAACTTCTGCCCCCCGTTGGAGGGTCATGTGCGGCAGGGCGTCTTTTCCTCCCTCAACCACATCGTGGAGAAGCGTGTCTTGGC GCATTTGGCTCCCCTATTTGACAACCCTAAGTTGGATAAGGAGCTGCGGGCCATGCTGAGGGAGAAGTTCCCTGAGTTCTGCAGCTCGCCCAGCCCACCTGTGGAAG TCAAAATTGAGGAGCCAGTTTCCATGGAGATGGATAACCATATGTCGGACAAGGATGAGAGTTGCTATGACAACGCAGAGGCAGCCTTCAGTGACGATGAGGAGGATCTCAACAGCAAAG gaaagaagagagagttTCGCTTCCACCCTATCAAGGAGACGGTTGTGGAGGAGCCAGTTGATATCACCCCTTACCTTGATCAGCTGGATGAGTCCCTAAGGGACAAAGTGCTTCAGCTGCAGAAGGGGAG TGATACAGAGGCCCAGTGTGAGGTCATGCAGGAAATCGTGGACCAGGTCCTGGAG GAAGACTTTGACTCGGAGCAGCTGTCTGTCCTTGCCTCCTGCCTCCAGGAGCTCTTCAAGGCCCACTTCCGAGGGGAGGTGCTACCTGAGGAGGTCACTGAGGA GTCCCTGGAGGAATCTGTGGGGAAGCCTCTCTACCTAATATTTAG GAACCTGTGCCAGATGCAGGAGGACAACAGCAGCTTCTCTCTGCTTCTGGATCTTCTCTCCGAGCTGTATCAGAAGCAGCCCAAGATCGGCTACCACCTGCTCTACTACCTGAGGGCCAG CAAAGCTGCCGCGGGGAAGATGAACCTGTACGAGTCGTTTGCCCAGGCTACCCAGCTGGGTGATCTGCACACCTGCCTGATGATGGACATGAAGGCCTGCCAGGAGGATGACGTGAGGTTGCTGTgccacctcaccccctccatcTACACAGAG TTTCCAGACGAGACTTTGCGGAGTGGGGAGCTGCTGAACATGATCGTGGCTGTTATTGACTCTGCACAG CTCCAGGAGCTGGTCTGCCACGTGATGATGGGGAACCTGGTCATGTTCCGAAAAGACTCAGTCCTCAATATTCTCA TCCAGAGCCTAGACTGGGAAACCTTTGAGCAATATTGTGCCTGGCAGCTCTTCCTGGCCCACAACATCCCCCTGGAGACCATAATCCCCATCCTGCAGCACCTCAAATACAAGG AGCACCCAGAGGCCCTGTCCTGCCTGCTGCTTCAGCTCCGAAGAGAGAA gcccagtgAGGAGATGGTGAAGATGGTGCTGAGCCGGCCCTGCCACCCTGACGACCAGTTCACCACCAGCATCCTGCGGCACTGGTGCATGAAGCACGACGAGCTGCTGGCAGAGCACATCAAGTCCCTGCTCATCAAGAACAACAGCCTCCCGCGCAAGAGGCAGAG CCTGAGGAGCTCGAGCAGCAAGCTGGCCCAGCTGACCCTGGAGCAGATCCTGGAGCACCTGGACAACCTGCGGCTCAACCTGACCAACACCAAACAGAACT TTTTCAGCCAGACGCCGATTCTCCAGGCTCTGCAGCACGTCCAGGCGAGCTGCGATGAAGCCCACAAGATGAA GTTCAGCGACCTCTTCTCCCTGGCCGAGGAGTACGAGGACTCCTCCACTAAGCCGCCCAAGAGCCGTCGGAAAGCAGCTCTGTCCAGCCCCCGAAGTCGAAAGAATGCCGCACAGCCCCCCAATGCTGAGGAAGAGTCAGGCTCCAGCAGTGCCTCG GAGGAAGAAGACACAAAACCAAAACCCACCAAGAGGAAACGGAAAGGGTCCTCTGCAGTGGGTTCTGACAGTGACTGA
- the SLC27A3 gene encoding long-chain fatty acid transport protein 3 isoform X1, whose product MAPLLLLLLLLLLPLLLRPRLWPQLRWLAADLTFAVRALRCKRALRARALAAAAADPEGPEGGCSLAWRLAQLARERPAHTFLVHGARRFSYAEAERQSNRAARAFLRARSCGAGIGAPDAAAGSGAARDVREGDGAAPLAPGATVALLLPACPEFLWLWFGLAKAGLRTAFVPTALRRGPLLHCLRSCAARALVLAPEFLESLEPDLPALRAMGLRLWAAGPQTHPAGISDLLTEASAEGDGPVPGYLSAPQSLMDTCLYIFTSGTTGLPKAARISHLKILQCQGFYQLCGARRDDVVYLALPLYHMSGSLLGIVGCLGLGATVVLKSRFSAGQFWEDCQQHRVTVFQYIGELCRYLVNQPPSKAERGHRVRLAVGSGLRPDTWERFVRRFGPLQVLETYGLTEGNVATFNYTGQRGAVGRASWLYKQVFPFSLIRCDVTTGEPIRDTQGHCVATSPGEPGLLVAPVSQQSPFLGYAGGPELAQGKLLQDVFRPGDVFFNTGDLLVCDSQGFLHFRDRTGDTFRWKGENVATTEVAEALEALDFLQEVNAYGVAVPGHEGRAGMVALVLRPPHSLDLVQLYAHVSENLPPYAWPRFLRLQDSLATTETFKQQKVRMAKEGFDPSTLSDPLYVLDQAGGAYLPLTPARYGALLTGDLRI is encoded by the exons ATGGcccccctgctcctcctcctcctcctgctgctgctgccgCTGCTGCTCCGGCCGCGCCTCTGGCCGCAGCTGCGCTGGCTCGCGGCGGACTTGACCTTCGCGGTGCGCGCCCTACGCTGCAAACGGGCTCTCCGAGCGCGCGCCCTGGCCGCGGCTGCCGCCGACCCGGAAGGTCCCGAGGGGGGCTGCAGCCTGGCCTGGCGACTCGCGCAACTGGCCCGGGAGCGCCCCGCGCACACCTTTCTCGTTCACGGCGCGCGGCGCTTCAGCTACGCGGAGGCTGAGCGCCAGAGCAACCGGGCCGCGCGCGCCTTTCTACGCGCGCGAAGCTGCGGCGCGGGGATCGGCGCCCCGGACGCGGCAGCCGGAAGCGGCGCGGCAAGGGACGTGCGGGAAGGGGATGGCGCGGCCCCTCTGGCACCTGGGGCCACCGTGGCGCTGCTGCTTCCCGCCTGCCCAGAGTTCCTGTGGCTCTGGTTCGGGCTGGCCAAGGCCGGCCTGCGCACGGCCTTCGTGCCCACCGCCCTGCGCCGGGGTCCCCTGCTGCACTGCCTCCGCAGCTGCGCGGCGCGCGCCCTGGTGCTGGCGCCAG AGTTCTTGGAGTCCCTGGAGCCCGACCTGCCGGCGCTGAGAGCCATGGGGCTCCGCCTGTGGGCTGCAGGCCCTCAGACCCACCCTGCTGGAATCAGTGATCTGCTGACTGAGGCCTCAGCGGAGGGGGATGGGCCAGTGCCAGGGTACCTGTCTGCGCCCCAGAGCCTAATGGACACGTGCTTGTACATATTCACCTCTGGCACCACGG GCCTCCCCAAGGCCGCTCGGATCAGCCACCTGAAGATCCTGCAGTGCCAGGGTTTCTACCAGCTGTGCGGCGCCCGCCGGGACGATGTGGTCTACCTCGCGCTCCCACTCTACCACATGTCTGGCTCCCTGTTGGGCATTGTGGGCTGCCTGGGCCTTG GGGCCACAGTGGTGCTGAAGTCCCGGTTCTCAGCCGGTCAGTTCTGGGAGGACTGCCAGCAGCACAGGGTGACGGTGTTCCAGTACATCGGAGAATTATGCCGCTACCTTGTCAACCAGCCCCCG AGCAAAGCCGAACGTGGACACAGGGTCCGGCTGGCGGTGGGCAGTGGGCTGCGCCCAGACACCTGGGAGCGTTTCGTGCGGCGCTTTGGGCCCCTGCAGGTGCTGGAGACTTACGGACTGACCGAGGGCAACGTGGCCACCTTCAACTACACAGGACAGCGGGGCGCCGTGGGGCGGGCGTCCTGGCTTTACAAG caagtCTTCCCCTTCTCTTTGATTCGCTGTGATGTCACCACAGGGGAGCCGATCCGGGACACCCAGGGGCACTGTGTGGCCACATCTCCAG GTGAGCCAGGGCTGCTGGTGGCCCCGGTGAGCCAGCAGTCCCCGTTCCTGGGCTACGCTGGGGGGCCAGAGCTGGCCCAGGGCAAGCTGCTGCAGGATGTCTTCCGGCCGGGGGATGTTTTCTTCAACACCGGGGACCTGCTGGTCTGCGACAGCCAAGGCTTCCTGCACTTCCGTGATCGTACTGGAGATACCTTCAG GTGGAAGGGGGAGAATGTAGCCACCACAGAGGTGGCAGAGGCCCTGGAGGCCCTGGATTTCCTTCAGGAGGTGAACGCCTACGGAGTCGCTGTGCCAG GGCACGAAGGCAGGGCTGGAATGGTGGCCCTGGTTCTGCGTCCCCCCCATTCTTTGGACCTTGTGCAGCTCTACGCCCATGTCTCTGAGAACTTGCCACCTTATGCCTGGCCTCGATTCCTACGGCTGCAG GACTCTCTAGCCACCACAGAGACCTTCAAGCAGCAGAAGGTACGAATGGCAAAGGAGGGCTTTGACCCAAGCACGCTGTCCGACCCGCTGTACGTCCTGGACCAGGCTGGGGGAGCCTACTTGCCCCTCACACCTGCCCGGTACGGGGCCCTCCTGACTGGCGACCTTCGCATCTGA
- the SLC27A3 gene encoding long-chain fatty acid transport protein 3 isoform X2 — MAPLLLLLLLLLLPLLLRPRLWPQLRWLAADLTFAVRALRCKRALRARALAAAAADPEGPEGGCSLAWRLAQLARERPAHTFLVHGARRFSYAEAERQSNRAARAFLRARSCGAGIGAPDAAAGSGAARDVREGDGAAPLAPGATVALLLPACPEFLWLWFGLAKAGLRTAFVPTALRRGPLLHCLRSCAARALVLAPEFLESLEPDLPALRAMGLRLWAAGPQTHPAGISDLLTEASAEGDGPVPGYLSAPQSLMDTCLYIFTSGTTGLPKAARISHLKILQCQGFYQLCGARRDDVVYLALPLYHMSGSLLGIVGCLGLGATVVLKSRFSAGQFWEDCQQHRVTVFQYIGELCRYLVNQPPSKAERGHRVRLAVGSGLRPDTWERFVRRFGPLQVLETYGLTEGNVATFNYTGQRGAVGRASWLYKQVFPFSLIRCDVTTGEPIRDTQGHCVATSPGEPGLLVAPVSQQSPFLGYAGGPELAQGKLLQDVFRPGDVFFNTGDLLVCDSQGFLHFRDRTGDTFRWKGENVATTEVAEALEALDFLQEVNAYGVAVPALRPCL; from the exons ATGGcccccctgctcctcctcctcctcctgctgctgctgccgCTGCTGCTCCGGCCGCGCCTCTGGCCGCAGCTGCGCTGGCTCGCGGCGGACTTGACCTTCGCGGTGCGCGCCCTACGCTGCAAACGGGCTCTCCGAGCGCGCGCCCTGGCCGCGGCTGCCGCCGACCCGGAAGGTCCCGAGGGGGGCTGCAGCCTGGCCTGGCGACTCGCGCAACTGGCCCGGGAGCGCCCCGCGCACACCTTTCTCGTTCACGGCGCGCGGCGCTTCAGCTACGCGGAGGCTGAGCGCCAGAGCAACCGGGCCGCGCGCGCCTTTCTACGCGCGCGAAGCTGCGGCGCGGGGATCGGCGCCCCGGACGCGGCAGCCGGAAGCGGCGCGGCAAGGGACGTGCGGGAAGGGGATGGCGCGGCCCCTCTGGCACCTGGGGCCACCGTGGCGCTGCTGCTTCCCGCCTGCCCAGAGTTCCTGTGGCTCTGGTTCGGGCTGGCCAAGGCCGGCCTGCGCACGGCCTTCGTGCCCACCGCCCTGCGCCGGGGTCCCCTGCTGCACTGCCTCCGCAGCTGCGCGGCGCGCGCCCTGGTGCTGGCGCCAG AGTTCTTGGAGTCCCTGGAGCCCGACCTGCCGGCGCTGAGAGCCATGGGGCTCCGCCTGTGGGCTGCAGGCCCTCAGACCCACCCTGCTGGAATCAGTGATCTGCTGACTGAGGCCTCAGCGGAGGGGGATGGGCCAGTGCCAGGGTACCTGTCTGCGCCCCAGAGCCTAATGGACACGTGCTTGTACATATTCACCTCTGGCACCACGG GCCTCCCCAAGGCCGCTCGGATCAGCCACCTGAAGATCCTGCAGTGCCAGGGTTTCTACCAGCTGTGCGGCGCCCGCCGGGACGATGTGGTCTACCTCGCGCTCCCACTCTACCACATGTCTGGCTCCCTGTTGGGCATTGTGGGCTGCCTGGGCCTTG GGGCCACAGTGGTGCTGAAGTCCCGGTTCTCAGCCGGTCAGTTCTGGGAGGACTGCCAGCAGCACAGGGTGACGGTGTTCCAGTACATCGGAGAATTATGCCGCTACCTTGTCAACCAGCCCCCG AGCAAAGCCGAACGTGGACACAGGGTCCGGCTGGCGGTGGGCAGTGGGCTGCGCCCAGACACCTGGGAGCGTTTCGTGCGGCGCTTTGGGCCCCTGCAGGTGCTGGAGACTTACGGACTGACCGAGGGCAACGTGGCCACCTTCAACTACACAGGACAGCGGGGCGCCGTGGGGCGGGCGTCCTGGCTTTACAAG caagtCTTCCCCTTCTCTTTGATTCGCTGTGATGTCACCACAGGGGAGCCGATCCGGGACACCCAGGGGCACTGTGTGGCCACATCTCCAG GTGAGCCAGGGCTGCTGGTGGCCCCGGTGAGCCAGCAGTCCCCGTTCCTGGGCTACGCTGGGGGGCCAGAGCTGGCCCAGGGCAAGCTGCTGCAGGATGTCTTCCGGCCGGGGGATGTTTTCTTCAACACCGGGGACCTGCTGGTCTGCGACAGCCAAGGCTTCCTGCACTTCCGTGATCGTACTGGAGATACCTTCAG GTGGAAGGGGGAGAATGTAGCCACCACAGAGGTGGCAGAGGCCCTGGAGGCCCTGGATTTCCTTCAGGAGGTGAACGCCTACGGAGTCGCTGTGCCAG CTCTACGCCCATGTCTCTGA